A region from the Canis lupus dingo isolate Sandy chromosome X, ASM325472v2, whole genome shotgun sequence genome encodes:
- the FAM104B gene encoding protein FAM104B — MVGHSRGHSTVHLCRKRRKNDNKEDNHHPSQSKRSKRNPVFQDSLDTEIGIMARWPILIHRLS, encoded by the exons aTGGTAGGTCATTCCAGAGGTCACTCCACGGTCCATCTGTGCAG gaaaagaagaaagaatgacaaTAAAGAAGACAACCACCATCCTTCCCAGTCCAAAAGAAGTAAGAGAAACCCTGTCTTTCAGGATTCTCTGGATACAGAGATAGGGATTATGGCCAGATGGCCTATTTTAATCCATCGCCTAAGTTAA